The following proteins come from a genomic window of Eubalaena glacialis isolate mEubGla1 chromosome X, mEubGla1.1.hap2.+ XY, whole genome shotgun sequence:
- the GPRASP3 gene encoding G protein-coupled receptor associated sorting protein 3: MAGVKNASRKNRSRKNESKKKAKTEKRAGVEAEAKREATAVVRSVAKTQAKAIAKAGTQEDAVAEVKAASKNKIVTEMKEGALADFSPKAEDEATRASRFCSVAEASAESSAESRSTCKDKTGIDTWFWAGEEASVGSWFWNGEEAGNRFSAKDEGKADICPPSCAKKLEPVAGANCKARPGAEEEEEENVIGSWFWDGDETSFDPNPRPVSRIIKPQPVDEINEKDRPKDWSEVTIWPKAPAVTPAVLGFRSQVPFEKKPPSYVVLASAEENTHSLPVATAVCPSRSTPSSSQPVSEYPFGSDPCIQTIEEIRRQIRIREVNGIKPFACPCKMECYMDSEEFEKLVTLLKSTTDPLIHKIAQIAMGIINVHPFAQEFINEVGVVTLIESLLSFPSSEMRKKAVITLNPPSGDERQRKVELHVKHMCKETMSFPLNSPGQQSGLKILGQLTTDSNHHHIVANYFSELFHLLSLGNRKTRNLVLKVLLNMSENPAAARDMINTKALAALKLIFNQKEAKANLVSAVAIFINIKEHIRKGSIVVVDHLSYNTLMAIFREVKVIIETM, translated from the coding sequence ATGGCTGGGGTTAAGAATGCAAGTAGAAAGAATAGGAGTAGAAAGAATGAGAGTAAAAAGAAGGCCAAAACTGAAAAAAGGGCTGGTGTAGAAGCTGAAGCCAAGAGGGAGGCTACTGCCGTAGTCAGATCTGTAGCCAAGACCCAGGCCAAAGCAATAGCTAAGGCAGGGACTCAGGAAGATGCAGTGGCAGAGGTGAAGGCAGCGTCTAAGAACAAGATTGTTACTGAGATGAAGGAAGGAGCTCTGGCAGATTTCAGTCCCAAAGCTGAAGATGAGGCCACTAGAGCATCTCGGTTTTGTTCTGTGGCTGAGGCTAGTGCTGAGTCCAGTGCTGAGTCCAGGTCTACATGTAAAGATAAGACTGGTATTGATACCTGGTTTTGGGCTGGGGAAGAAGCCAGTGTTGGTTCCTGGTTCTGGAATGGAGAAGAGGCTGGGAATCGTTTCAGTGCTAAGGATGAAGGTAAAGCTGATATTTGTCCCCCATCCTGTGCTAAGAAGTTGGAGCCTGTGGCTGGGGCCAACTGCAAGGCTaggccaggggctgaggaggaggaggaggagaacgtTATTGGGAGCTGGTTTTGGGATGGAGATGAAACTAGTTTTGACCCTAACCCTAGACCTGTGAGCAGGATAATTAAGCCCCAACCTGTGgatgaaattaatgaaaaagataGGCCCAAGGACTGGTCTGAGGTAACTATCTGGCCCAAAGCTCCTGCTGTAACTCCAGCAGTGTTAGGCTTTAGATCCCAAGTCCCATTTGAGAAAAAGCCTCCTTCATATGTTGTCCTGGCCTCCGCTGAGGAAAATACCCATTCTTTGCCTGTGGCAACAGCGGTGTGCCCTTCTAGGAGCACTCCCTCAAGCTCACAGCCTGTCTCTGAGTACCCATTTGGTTCTGACCCTTGTATCCAGACCATAGAGGAGATCAGGCGCCAAATCAGGATCAGGGAGGTGAATGGGATTAAGCCATTTGCTTGCCCTTGCAAAATGGAATGCTACATGGATTCTGAGGAGTTTGAAAAACTTGTTACCTTACTTAAATCAACTACTGATCCTCTCATTCATAAAATAGCTCAAATTGCAATGGGGATCATTAATGTTCATCCATTTGCCCAAGAGTTCATTAATGAGGTGGGTGTAGTGACACTTATTGAAAGCTTGcttagttttccttcctctgaaatgagaaaaaaggctGTAATTACTCTGAATCCCCCCTCTGGGGATGAAAGACAACGCAAGGTTGAATTACATGTTAAGCATATGTGTAAGGAAACCATGTCTTTTCCCTTGAACTCACCTGGACAGCAATCCGGATTAAAGATACTAGGACAACTGACTACTGATTCTAACCATCACCACATTGTTGCCAATTACTTTTCAGAGCTTTTTCATTTGCTCTCCCTGGGAAATCGTAAAACCAGAAATCTTGTTTTGAAAGTACTTTTGAATATGTCTGAAAATCCAGCTGCAGCCAGAGACATGATCAATACAAAAGCATTAGCAGCATTAAAACTCATCTTTAACCAAAAAGAGGCAAAAGCCAATCTCGTTAGTGCTGTGGCCATATTTATTAACATAAAGGAGCATATCAGAAAGGGCTCAATTGTAGTTGTTGATCATTTGAGTTATAATACACTCATGGCCATTTTCCGTGAAGTTAAAGTGATCATCGAAACAATGTAA